In Desulfovibrio gilichinskyi, a genomic segment contains:
- the carA gene encoding glutamine-hydrolyzing carbamoyl-phosphate synthase small subunit, giving the protein MKAILALEDGTWFEGTSFTGPGESGGEAIFNTGMTGYQEVLTDPSYTGQMVCMTYPLIGNYGITKEDNESSKVHVSAFIVKECCKKPSNWRSVISLPDYLKEAGVIGIEGIDTRALTRHLRINGAMRGIISTEETDPAKLVEKAKNLPLMEGRNLADQVTSNSCYAWKDNKPAPVDVSAGYKWSGKGPKVVLIDYGVKWNILRLLEDQGFEVLSVPSSYSEKQIRDLGPEAIFLSNGPGDPGVLEHAIKTVRGLCKDLPTAGICLGHQLLGLALGGKTFKLKFGHHGCNQPVMDMESQKIEISSQNHGFCVDISECPDLQMTHKNLNDETLEGFAHKTKPIIAIQFHPEAAPGPRDSEYFFARFRNLVKEAIGK; this is encoded by the coding sequence ATGAAAGCCATTCTGGCACTTGAAGACGGAACATGGTTTGAAGGAACATCCTTCACAGGGCCTGGCGAATCGGGCGGTGAAGCCATCTTCAACACCGGCATGACCGGATATCAGGAAGTTCTCACAGACCCTTCATACACCGGACAGATGGTCTGTATGACCTATCCGCTCATCGGCAACTACGGCATAACAAAAGAAGACAACGAATCTTCCAAAGTACATGTCAGTGCTTTTATTGTTAAAGAATGTTGCAAAAAGCCCTCAAACTGGCGTTCGGTAATATCTTTGCCTGACTACCTGAAAGAAGCCGGAGTTATCGGAATTGAAGGGATTGATACTCGCGCCCTTACACGCCATCTGCGTATTAACGGAGCCATGCGCGGCATCATCTCAACGGAAGAAACGGATCCTGCCAAACTTGTGGAGAAAGCAAAAAATCTTCCTCTGATGGAAGGACGCAATTTAGCGGATCAGGTAACTTCAAACTCATGCTACGCTTGGAAAGATAACAAGCCGGCTCCTGTTGATGTGTCGGCCGGATATAAATGGAGTGGTAAGGGTCCTAAAGTAGTACTTATTGACTACGGTGTTAAATGGAATATTTTACGTTTGCTTGAAGATCAGGGGTTTGAAGTCCTGTCAGTTCCTTCAAGCTACAGCGAAAAACAAATTCGCGACCTCGGTCCGGAAGCAATATTCCTTTCCAACGGCCCCGGTGATCCCGGAGTTCTTGAACACGCAATCAAGACAGTACGCGGACTTTGTAAGGATTTACCTACAGCCGGCATATGTTTAGGCCACCAGCTTCTTGGGCTTGCGCTCGGCGGTAAAACGTTTAAACTGAAATTCGGGCACCATGGCTGTAACCAGCCTGTAATGGATATGGAATCACAAAAAATTGAAATATCTTCTCAAAACCACGGTTTTTGTGTAGATATCTCCGAGTGTCCAGACCTCCAGATGACCCACAAAAACCTTAATGATGAGACATTGGAAGGATTCGCACATAAGACCAAACCTATAATTGCAATCCAATTCCACCCTGAAGCAGCTCCCGGTCCGCGTGACAGTGAGTATTTCTTCGCAAGATTCCGTAATCTTGTAAAAGAAGCTATCGGGAAATAA
- the kdsB gene encoding 3-deoxy-manno-octulosonate cytidylyltransferase — protein sequence MSTISGCFGIIPARYESSRFPGKPLAEICGKPMFWHVWNRASKCPEMAQVVLATDSSIIMDAAEKLGVPAVMTAKTHTSGTDRVLEAARKLNIPKDAVVVNIQGDEPCLAPEMLSELVSPFTAKNVRVTTLASPITAAEALCPDRVKVALAKDNRALYFSRSPIPFSHDGNGEYLLHIGLYGFRMEALETFSSLPASPLEQRERLEQLRLLDNGISIHVTVTSHSCHGVDRPEDLDTAIKILEREQI from the coding sequence ATGAGTACAATATCTGGATGTTTCGGAATTATTCCGGCACGTTATGAATCCAGCCGTTTTCCGGGTAAACCCCTTGCAGAAATCTGCGGTAAGCCCATGTTCTGGCATGTCTGGAACCGGGCGAGCAAATGTCCGGAAATGGCACAGGTGGTTTTAGCAACTGACAGCAGTATCATAATGGATGCGGCCGAAAAGCTGGGAGTCCCGGCAGTTATGACTGCAAAGACACACACCAGCGGAACAGACCGGGTACTGGAAGCAGCCAGAAAATTAAATATTCCGAAAGATGCGGTAGTAGTGAATATTCAAGGTGATGAACCTTGCCTCGCTCCGGAAATGCTTTCTGAACTGGTAAGCCCCTTTACCGCTAAAAATGTAAGGGTGACCACCCTTGCCTCACCAATAACAGCAGCTGAAGCTCTTTGCCCGGACAGGGTAAAAGTCGCACTTGCAAAAGATAACAGAGCACTATATTTTTCCCGTTCTCCAATACCCTTCTCACACGACGGGAATGGAGAATACTTGTTACACATCGGCCTATACGGTTTCCGCATGGAAGCCCTTGAAACATTTTCCAGTCTGCCTGCATCTCCGCTTGAACAAAGGGAAAGGCTTGAACAGCTAAGGTTACTGGACAACGGAATATCCATCCATGTCACGGTTACAAGTCACTCCTGCCACGGGGTAGACCGTCCCGAAGATTTGGATACAGCCATAAAGATTCTTGAGAGGGAACAAATATGA
- a CDS encoding 3-deoxy-D-manno-octulosonic acid transferase: MPQSLKLKTASFVYNLGWKVALPFLHRNERLREGFDRRTLNHSLPPRADVWIQAASAGEAKLATRIMDQISPDRPTKFLLTTSTSQGLAELERTAYRLTPNPRNVSATATYFPFDMPSLAIKALKAVNPKLVVLLETEIWPGFLMACKKLGIKVIFINARMTTKSLAGYMTCPSFFKKIGPEEVLAISPDDANRFKTLFEIDKVSLMPNIKFDSTATAEAIPYTSNPLSSIFRPKTPFIILGSVRKEEESQVLNIAVALKEERPKTVIGLFPRHMHRIEAWKKMLTDKGLPWILRSEVTSTVPFGHIVLWDVFGEMVPAFALARAAFIGGSLAPVGGQNFMEPLAYGVTPVIGPFWSNFAWIGNEIFENNIARQAGDWKGVLKELLDISKRPVKPEKVKNEFETFLKDMRGGTKMACEAIKRNLS, from the coding sequence ATGCCACAATCGCTTAAGCTTAAGACAGCCTCGTTTGTCTACAATCTCGGCTGGAAAGTAGCTTTACCTTTTCTGCACCGCAACGAAAGACTACGTGAAGGTTTCGACCGCAGGACCTTAAATCACAGCCTTCCACCACGGGCCGATGTATGGATTCAAGCTGCCTCAGCAGGAGAAGCAAAGCTTGCAACACGGATTATGGATCAGATTTCACCTGACAGACCGACCAAATTTCTATTAACCACCAGCACATCACAAGGACTTGCAGAGCTGGAGAGGACCGCATACAGATTAACACCCAATCCCCGCAATGTTTCTGCTACAGCAACATATTTTCCTTTTGATATGCCAAGTCTGGCAATTAAGGCATTGAAAGCGGTTAATCCGAAATTAGTGGTACTTTTAGAAACAGAAATATGGCCCGGGTTCCTCATGGCATGCAAAAAACTCGGAATAAAAGTTATTTTCATAAACGCAAGGATGACCACAAAAAGCCTCGCCGGATACATGACATGCCCCTCTTTTTTTAAGAAAATCGGACCCGAAGAAGTCCTTGCTATTTCTCCGGATGATGCAAACAGATTTAAAACATTGTTTGAAATAGACAAAGTCAGTTTAATGCCTAATATTAAATTCGACAGTACAGCCACTGCGGAAGCAATTCCATACACTTCAAATCCTCTTTCCAGTATTTTCAGACCGAAGACACCTTTTATAATATTAGGTTCTGTCCGAAAAGAAGAAGAATCTCAGGTGTTAAATATTGCTGTTGCCCTAAAAGAAGAAAGACCAAAAACAGTAATAGGACTTTTCCCACGCCACATGCACCGCATCGAAGCATGGAAAAAAATGCTTACGGATAAAGGTCTTCCATGGATTCTCCGTTCAGAAGTAACATCAACTGTTCCCTTCGGACATATTGTGCTCTGGGATGTCTTCGGTGAAATGGTCCCGGCCTTTGCACTGGCACGGGCTGCTTTTATCGGAGGAAGTCTTGCTCCTGTCGGAGGACAAAATTTCATGGAACCGCTGGCTTACGGCGTAACTCCTGTAATAGGTCCGTTCTGGTCAAATTTTGCATGGATCGGTAATGAAATCTTTGAAAACAACATTGCCAGACAGGCTGGAGACTGGAAAGGAGTTCTGAAAGAATTGCTGGATATAAGCAAAAGACCTGTTAAGCCTGAAAAAGTTAAAAATGAATTTGAAACATTTCTTAAAGATATGCGTGGCGGAACTAAAATGGCCTGCGAAGCCATAAAACGTAATTTATCCTAA
- a CDS encoding D-alanine--D-alanine ligase family protein — protein sequence MRVLLIAGGWSDEREVSLSGAKGIHSALLELGHEVDMLDPAQDFGNLMSRASQADFAFINLHGSPGEDGLIQAILNRTSCPYQGSGPESSFLSLNKAATKTIFDHNSILTPKWELICSIDGCKGIQNLKPPVFIKPNSGGSSLGMTFAKTEQEMQYGIEKVFSMGDSALVEEYTRGIEVTCGILGDEPLPLILITPPEKAQFFDYNSKYAIDGAEEICPAPIEEKLTKQIQEITLKAHKLLGLSGYSRADFIISETVPYILEVNTLPGMTPTSLVPRAAKTAGYSFNMLIEKLIELGKNR from the coding sequence ATGCGTGTTCTTTTGATAGCGGGCGGCTGGTCTGACGAACGGGAAGTATCCCTCAGCGGAGCAAAAGGCATTCATTCGGCTCTGCTTGAACTAGGGCACGAAGTTGACATGCTGGACCCTGCGCAAGACTTCGGTAATCTGATGAGCCGCGCGAGTCAGGCTGACTTTGCGTTTATTAATCTTCACGGTTCTCCGGGAGAAGACGGACTTATTCAGGCAATACTGAACCGCACATCCTGCCCGTATCAGGGGTCTGGACCGGAAAGTTCTTTTTTATCGCTGAACAAAGCTGCCACCAAAACAATTTTTGATCATAACTCTATTCTAACTCCAAAATGGGAACTGATCTGCTCTATAGACGGATGCAAAGGAATCCAAAATCTGAAACCACCGGTTTTCATTAAACCGAATTCAGGCGGATCAAGCCTTGGTATGACCTTTGCGAAAACTGAACAGGAAATGCAGTACGGAATTGAAAAAGTCTTCAGCATGGGCGACAGCGCTTTGGTGGAAGAATACACTAGAGGAATTGAAGTAACATGCGGAATTCTAGGTGACGAACCTCTACCGCTTATTCTGATTACTCCTCCTGAAAAAGCACAGTTCTTTGACTACAACAGCAAATATGCCATCGACGGAGCGGAAGAAATCTGCCCTGCACCGATTGAAGAAAAACTCACAAAGCAAATTCAGGAAATCACACTGAAAGCACATAAGCTTCTGGGCCTTTCCGGATACAGCAGAGCGGACTTTATAATTTCAGAAACCGTTCCTTATATTTTGGAAGTGAACACCCTTCCGGGTATGACTCCGACAAGTCTCGTTCCGAGAGCTGCTAAAACGGCGGGTTACTCATTCAACATGCTGATTGAAAAACTTATTGAACTTGGAAAAAACAGATAA
- a CDS encoding HD domain-containing protein produces MESCLMPPLPVKSDPSWYVPTASECLQHWEDFKMFDNIKAHSTQVAKVAVSIALIAQQAEIPVHVPTIQASALMHDIAKTYSIQHGGNHSQLGAAWTLRLTGNPVIAMGVLHHVFWPFEPDAEKYFLPLVISYSDKRVMHDTLTSLEKRFSDLAVRYGKTEKIKQRIHQTYEQALVLEQRLENLLGVDLNACSFDSGRLV; encoded by the coding sequence ATGGAATCATGTTTAATGCCGCCATTGCCGGTAAAGTCCGACCCTTCATGGTATGTTCCGACAGCTTCAGAATGTTTGCAACATTGGGAAGATTTTAAAATGTTTGATAACATCAAAGCGCACAGCACACAGGTCGCAAAAGTAGCTGTATCCATTGCTTTGATAGCGCAGCAGGCAGAAATCCCGGTACATGTTCCAACCATTCAGGCATCTGCACTGATGCATGATATTGCTAAAACATACTCAATCCAGCACGGTGGCAATCACAGCCAGCTCGGTGCTGCGTGGACCCTGCGACTTACCGGTAATCCGGTTATTGCTATGGGCGTATTGCACCACGTATTCTGGCCGTTTGAACCGGATGCTGAAAAATATTTCCTCCCGCTTGTCATAAGCTACAGTGACAAGCGTGTTATGCACGATACTCTGACTTCTCTTGAAAAAAGATTTAGTGATCTGGCTGTCAGATATGGTAAAACAGAAAAAATAAAACAAAGAATTCACCAAACTTATGAACAGGCCTTAGTTCTTGAACAACGGCTTGAAAACCTACTTGGAGTTGATCTAAATGCGTGTTCTTTTGATAGCGGGCGGCTGGTCTGA
- a CDS encoding TusE/DsrC/DsvC family sulfur relay protein — MANVEFEGKSFEVDEDGFLLKFEEWAPEWVDYCKAGEGIKELNEEHQKVLDFLQDYYKKNGIAPMVRILSKVTGYKLKHIYELFPSGPGKGACKMAGLPKPTGCV; from the coding sequence ATGGCAAACGTTGAATTCGAAGGTAAAAGTTTTGAAGTCGATGAAGATGGTTTTCTGCTTAAGTTTGAAGAGTGGGCTCCTGAATGGGTAGACTACTGTAAAGCTGGCGAAGGCATTAAAGAATTGAATGAAGAACATCAGAAGGTTCTTGATTTCTTGCAGGACTACTACAAGAAAAACGGAATTGCTCCTATGGTTCGCATTCTTTCAAAAGTTACTGGTTATAAACTTAAACACATTTATGAATTGTTTCCTTCCGGTCCTGGTAAGGGAGCTTGTAAAATGGCTGGCCTTCCAAAGCCGACTGGTTGCGTTTAG
- the lpxB gene encoding lipid-A-disaccharide synthase, which produces MDKINNSIWINAGEASGDMHGALLASKLMNADPELKILGMGGSAMEKAGCDIRYPMQLISLVGFTEVFPKLPRLLKLFGQIGDILKAERPKAVVLIDCPDFNFRIAKIAHKLGIPVYYYITPQIWAWRQGRAKFLQKYVRKILCILPFEQQFFKDRGVDAQYVGHPLLDLLPLAELDAITPDPNLVGILPGSRSKEISSLLPEFAKTAEMLLADFPELKFSIARAPGITEEKLRSYWHSNIPVTINQPDNRYRLMRSSNVIMAASGTATLECALIGTPTLVAYKISALSAFIARKIISVKYISLANLIPDKSLLPECILEKASAKFFYPYLHEWIKNPASAETVRCNLSDLRKMIGEPGVADRVAQIIQDDLNSL; this is translated from the coding sequence ATGGATAAAATTAACAACAGCATTTGGATTAACGCAGGGGAAGCTTCCGGAGACATGCACGGCGCACTGCTTGCTTCAAAACTGATGAATGCAGACCCTGAGCTTAAAATTTTAGGCATGGGGGGGTCTGCTATGGAAAAAGCGGGTTGTGATATCCGCTACCCTATGCAGCTGATTTCCCTTGTAGGTTTTACGGAAGTTTTTCCCAAACTGCCGCGCCTGCTAAAATTATTCGGACAAATCGGTGATATCTTAAAAGCGGAACGGCCAAAAGCAGTCGTGTTGATTGACTGCCCTGATTTTAATTTCAGAATAGCTAAAATCGCACACAAGCTAGGCATTCCGGTATATTATTATATCACTCCGCAAATTTGGGCATGGCGTCAGGGCAGAGCTAAATTCCTGCAAAAGTATGTTCGTAAAATATTATGTATTCTACCCTTCGAACAGCAGTTTTTTAAAGACCGCGGAGTCGACGCTCAGTATGTAGGCCACCCGCTGCTCGACCTCCTGCCGCTTGCAGAACTCGATGCCATAACTCCTGATCCGAATCTCGTGGGGATTCTTCCGGGCAGCAGAAGCAAAGAAATATCTTCGCTCTTACCGGAATTTGCTAAGACAGCAGAGATGCTGCTTGCAGATTTTCCTGAACTTAAATTCTCAATTGCCAGAGCCCCTGGAATAACCGAAGAAAAACTGCGCAGCTACTGGCATTCAAATATTCCGGTTACTATCAATCAACCGGATAACCGGTACCGCTTGATGCGCAGCTCAAACGTCATTATGGCAGCATCAGGAACGGCAACACTCGAATGCGCTCTCATAGGCACGCCGACACTTGTTGCATACAAAATATCTGCGCTTTCTGCATTCATTGCACGCAAAATTATATCAGTAAAATATATCAGTCTTGCGAACCTGATTCCTGACAAATCTCTCCTTCCTGAATGTATTCTTGAAAAAGCATCTGCCAAGTTTTTTTATCCATATTTACATGAGTGGATTAAAAACCCTGCTTCAGCGGAGACAGTCAGGTGCAATTTAAGCGATTTACGTAAAATGATAGGGGAACCGGGTGTTGCGGACAGAGTTGCTCAAATAATTCAAGATGATTTGAATTCTCTGTAA
- a CDS encoding prepilin peptidase: MTSATINFINISPAAIASAALIGAVLGSFYACAVYRYIAGQTLTNPPRSMCPECGHMIAWYENIPLLSYFFLKGKCASCHKPISLMYPLIESVSVLWAVLLMIMYGPSPLWLMYMFFGGLLIVASFIDLKTFILPDIITIPGSIAAIPCAAMLTNIGWEGALIGAGLGGGLFWSLRLLYRGLRGIEGLGLGDVKIMFMIGALAGPQNIPLVITVAAFSGLLASAIMMMVDKKREYGSMIPFGPFLALGAMLSILYSDTFWIWYLQG; this comes from the coding sequence ATGACATCAGCCACAATAAATTTTATAAATATATCCCCGGCAGCCATTGCTTCCGCAGCTCTCATCGGAGCAGTTCTCGGCAGTTTTTATGCCTGCGCAGTATATCGCTACATAGCAGGACAGACACTAACAAATCCGCCGCGTTCCATGTGCCCTGAATGCGGACATATGATCGCGTGGTATGAGAATATTCCGCTGCTGAGTTATTTTTTTCTGAAAGGGAAATGCGCATCCTGCCATAAACCGATCAGCCTTATGTACCCGCTGATAGAATCCGTTTCCGTACTGTGGGCAGTGCTGCTTATGATTATGTATGGACCATCGCCGTTATGGCTTATGTATATGTTTTTCGGCGGACTTTTGATTGTAGCGTCTTTTATTGACCTTAAAACATTTATTTTACCTGACATCATAACAATTCCCGGTTCAATCGCAGCTATTCCATGCGCGGCTATGCTTACCAATATCGGTTGGGAAGGCGCATTAATCGGCGCGGGGCTTGGCGGAGGACTGTTCTGGTCGCTGCGGCTTCTTTATCGCGGACTCAGGGGAATCGAAGGACTAGGGCTTGGTGACGTGAAAATTATGTTCATGATCGGAGCATTGGCCGGACCGCAAAATATTCCGCTTGTTATTACTGTCGCAGCTTTTTCAGGACTGCTCGCAAGTGCGATCATGATGATGGTGGATAAAAAAAGAGAATACGGGAGTATGATTCCTTTCGGACCTTTTCTCGCTCTGGGGGCGATGCTCAGCATCCTTTACTCAGATACTTTCTGGATATGGTATTTGCAGGGGTAA
- a CDS encoding phenylacetate--CoA ligase family protein, whose amino-acid sequence MSGKYRFIPDLEPEEIAQKQLDGLKWTVSHTAENSPFYALRYKEKSIEPGDIRSLDDIRKLPFTTADDLKDGYPLPLLSVPEEQVVRIHGSSGTTGKRKILSYTKKDLETWKNMFARCYELTGMTTLDRVQVCVGYGLWTAGAGFQLGSEHFGAMTLPVGPGMLEIQLQILVDLEATCLCSTASMALLLGEEAHKAGLTDKLKLKRCIFGGEAHSPKMRKQFEEALGLESSHDISGMTELYGPGAGIECKARDGIHYWGDEYIAEIIDPVTLEPVADGEIGELVVTTLNKEASPLVRYRTRDLTRIIPGKCSCGCSMPRHDHILGRSDDMFIFRGVNVYPGQIGSVLEFFPEASSEYQIFLERREGLDHMVVKVERKLGVSADNDTNLAEAIADRIRKFILVRVKVEILKPGYLPRSFAKTKRVFDERS is encoded by the coding sequence ATGAGCGGCAAATATAGATTTATTCCAGATCTTGAACCTGAAGAAATAGCACAGAAACAACTTGATGGTCTTAAGTGGACGGTTTCTCATACCGCGGAAAATAGTCCTTTCTATGCTCTCAGGTACAAAGAAAAATCTATTGAACCCGGAGATATCAGATCGTTGGATGATATCAGAAAACTTCCTTTTACCACTGCAGATGATTTGAAAGACGGTTATCCGTTACCTCTTTTATCTGTTCCTGAAGAACAGGTTGTCAGAATTCATGGCTCAAGCGGAACAACCGGTAAACGTAAAATCTTATCATATACCAAAAAAGATCTTGAAACTTGGAAAAATATGTTTGCCCGCTGTTATGAATTAACCGGCATGACAACGCTTGACCGGGTGCAGGTCTGTGTCGGTTACGGCCTTTGGACTGCGGGGGCAGGGTTCCAGCTAGGTTCGGAGCATTTCGGCGCAATGACTTTGCCTGTAGGGCCGGGGATGCTGGAGATTCAACTTCAAATTCTGGTTGATCTTGAGGCTACCTGCCTTTGCTCGACCGCCTCCATGGCTCTGCTGCTCGGTGAAGAAGCTCATAAAGCAGGTCTGACAGATAAGCTTAAACTCAAACGGTGTATTTTCGGAGGAGAGGCTCACTCTCCTAAAATGCGTAAACAGTTTGAAGAGGCTCTCGGACTTGAATCAAGTCATGACATTTCCGGTATGACTGAATTGTACGGCCCCGGGGCCGGTATTGAATGTAAAGCCAGAGACGGCATTCATTACTGGGGCGATGAATATATTGCTGAAATTATCGATCCCGTCACTCTTGAACCTGTTGCGGACGGGGAGATCGGGGAACTGGTTGTTACTACCCTCAATAAAGAGGCTTCACCGCTCGTTCGTTACCGTACACGTGATTTGACACGGATTATTCCCGGAAAATGCTCATGCGGATGTTCTATGCCGCGTCATGATCATATCCTAGGTCGAAGCGATGATATGTTTATCTTCCGCGGAGTGAATGTTTATCCGGGCCAGATTGGGTCTGTACTGGAATTTTTCCCGGAAGCCAGCTCAGAGTATCAGATTTTTCTTGAAAGGCGTGAGGGGCTCGATCACATGGTGGTCAAGGTGGAGCGTAAACTCGGTGTCAGTGCTGATAATGATACAAATCTTGCTGAGGCCATTGCCGACAGAATTCGTAAATTTATTTTAGTCAGAGTAAAAGTTGAAATTTTGAAACCTGGTTACCTGCCTAGAAGCTTCGCAAAAACAAAACGTGTTTTTGATGAAAGGTCGTAG
- a CDS encoding alpha/beta fold hydrolase — protein sequence MSKVTTPDGTNVFYKDWGPRNGQTILFAHGWPLSADAWDAQMIFFGHKGYRVIAHDRRGHGRSDQPWDGNNIDQYADDLAFLIDSLDLNNLVLVGHSAGGGEVVHYIGRHGNARVAKIVLVGAVPPLMLKTAANPEGVPMEVFDDIRAGTASNRSQFYYDLTASFYGFNRDGVTENAGFRESFRLQGLAGSVKGQYDCIHEFSEVDYTDDLKKIDRPTLIIHGDDDQIVPLAATGEKTAKLVKDSVLKVYKGGSHGLAQTESAKFNADLLTFIQS from the coding sequence ATGAGCAAAGTAACAACTCCCGATGGCACAAATGTTTTTTATAAAGATTGGGGACCGCGTAACGGGCAGACAATTTTGTTTGCACATGGCTGGCCGCTATCGGCCGATGCATGGGATGCACAGATGATCTTTTTCGGCCACAAGGGCTACCGCGTGATAGCACATGACCGCCGTGGCCACGGTCGTTCTGACCAACCTTGGGACGGCAATAACATAGACCAGTATGCCGACGATCTCGCATTTCTCATCGACTCACTGGATCTTAACAATTTGGTGCTGGTCGGTCACTCCGCAGGTGGTGGCGAAGTTGTTCACTATATCGGTCGGCATGGGAATGCTCGCGTCGCCAAGATTGTTCTGGTCGGTGCCGTTCCTCCGCTTATGCTGAAGACGGCTGCCAATCCGGAAGGTGTACCGATGGAGGTGTTTGATGATATCCGCGCCGGTACAGCCTCGAACCGTTCGCAATTTTACTATGACCTTACAGCTTCCTTTTACGGTTTTAACAGGGATGGCGTAACCGAAAACGCCGGTTTCCGCGAAAGCTTCCGTCTTCAGGGGCTCGCTGGTAGCGTTAAGGGACAGTATGACTGCATCCATGAGTTCTCCGAGGTTGATTATACTGATGACCTGAAGAAAATTGACCGCCCGACACTCATCATTCATGGCGATGATGACCAGATTGTACCGTTGGCAGCCACGGGTGAGAAGACGGCAAAGCTCGTGAAAGATTCAGTCCTGAAAGTTTATAAGGGCGGTTCTCACGGTCTTGCCCAGACGGAATCCGCGAAGTTTAATGCCGATCTACTGACATTTATTCAGAGCTGA